In a genomic window of Methanocalculus natronophilus:
- the radC gene encoding RadC family protein, with protein sequence MNMQPVARLIRETPVIDRPRERIKARGAETLSNNELIAAIIGRGVRGRDVTALSRDICSSLDEKGLAISCSDLVSIPGVGEAKACQLLAAFELARRYQATSHRPKITSPEDTLPFAEEIRCEQQEHVICLSLNGAHELIRKREVTKGILNQSQIHPREVFADPITDRAASIILIHNHPSGNVTPSADDIAVTKKLAEAGEILGIRLIDHIIVSERGFCSLHGEGYF encoded by the coding sequence ATGAACATGCAGCCGGTTGCACGCCTGATACGCGAGACGCCTGTGATCGACAGGCCGCGGGAGCGGATAAAAGCACGTGGTGCAGAAACGCTCTCCAATAACGAGCTCATCGCCGCGATCATCGGCAGAGGTGTGCGTGGCCGGGATGTCACGGCCCTTTCGCGGGACATCTGCAGCAGCCTTGATGAAAAAGGGCTTGCCATCTCGTGCAGTGATCTTGTCAGCATACCCGGTGTCGGTGAAGCAAAAGCCTGCCAGCTCCTGGCGGCATTCGAACTTGCCCGCCGCTACCAGGCTACATCACACCGGCCGAAGATCACCTCCCCTGAAGATACGCTCCCCTTTGCCGAGGAGATCAGGTGTGAGCAGCAGGAGCATGTCATCTGCCTCAGCTTAAACGGTGCCCACGAGCTTATCCGCAAAAGAGAAGTGACAAAAGGTATTCTGAACCAGAGCCAGATCCACCCCCGCGAAGTCTTTGCAGATCCGATCACCGATCGGGCAGCGTCAATCATTTTGATCCATAACCACCCGTCAGGAAACGTGACACCGAGTGCGGACGACATCGCGGTGACGAAGAAGCTCGCGGAGGCTGGCGAGATCCTCGGGATCCGCTTAATCGATCATATCATCGTCTCGGAACGCGGCTTCTGTTCACTTCACGGAGAGGGATACTTCTGA
- a CDS encoding flavodoxin family protein produces the protein MECRLVALLGSPKRGGNTEILLDEAIRGAEDAGCTVDLVRVPSLQVKPCMEIFACKTKPACAIKDEMQEYYDMVRLADGLIVATPVMTMGVPGALKSFLDRFQVFYMAKYERNDPLITPDQRKIRRMLLLSIAGMNVKNLFAGLLQTMHAFGEIIDCPLHDSLLRDDMDTILDIKTRPELLEEAYLKGRSLGEAVKVAKSEVSLSVK, from the coding sequence ATGGAATGTCGTCTTGTAGCACTGCTTGGCAGCCCGAAAAGAGGAGGCAATACTGAAATTTTGCTTGACGAAGCAATACGCGGGGCAGAAGATGCCGGATGTACTGTTGATCTTGTTCGTGTGCCGTCGCTCCAGGTAAAACCCTGCATGGAGATATTTGCATGCAAAACAAAGCCCGCCTGTGCAATAAAGGATGAGATGCAGGAGTATTATGATATGGTGCGTCTCGCAGACGGCCTGATTGTTGCAACCCCTGTCATGACGATGGGCGTTCCAGGCGCCCTCAAATCATTTCTTGATCGGTTCCAGGTCTTTTATATGGCAAAATATGAGCGAAACGATCCTCTCATCACGCCTGATCAGAGAAAGATCCGGCGGATGCTCCTCCTCTCGATTGCCGGGATGAATGTGAAGAATCTCTTTGCCGGACTCCTCCAGACGATGCACGCGTTTGGTGAGATCATCGACTGTCCGCTCCATGACTCCCTGTTGAGAGATGATATGGACACTATTCTGGATATCAAAACCAGGCCGGAACTCCTGGAAGAGGCCTATCTGAAGGGACGATCGCTTGGGGAAGCGGTCAAAGTGGCAAAATCAGAAGTATCCCTCTCCGTGAAGTGA
- a CDS encoding zinc ribbon-containing protein, translated as MSNPDERSEIVKAGTTAKPGKYVCIDCGAEMTLAKVEEDLRKCPTCECAEYQCFPMTHIRPDVKTADDVNNPPKRGESNL; from the coding sequence ATGTCTAATCCAGATGAACGAAGTGAAATAGTGAAAGCTGGAACAACAGCAAAGCCTGGAAAGTACGTCTGTATTGACTGCGGTGCAGAGATGACACTCGCAAAGGTCGAGGAGGACCTCAGAAAATGCCCGACCTGTGAGTGTGCAGAATACCAGTGTTTCCCAATGACCCACATCCGGCCGGACGTCAAGACTGCTGACGATGTGAACAACCCTCCAAAACGCGGCGAATCAAATCTTTAA
- a CDS encoding desulfoferrodoxin FeS4 iron-binding domain-containing protein, producing MVNVTDEGQVFDCEICGNVVMVKEVGGGELICCGQPMELQE from the coding sequence ATGGTGAATGTAACCGATGAGGGGCAGGTCTTCGACTGTGAGATCTGCGGAAATGTCGTTATGGTAAAGGAAGTGGGTGGCGGCGAGCTGATCTGCTGCGGCCAGCCCATGGAACTGCAGGAGTGA
- a CDS encoding carboxymuconolactone decarboxylase family protein: MGRQADDLKSLEEKIGKVPVFFRELMKTEPDMAEMVLKFDQHIWADGALDRKTKKVLAIAIAAALRDEHAVRAQMAGAKKLGVTREQIEEGLRVTFMLSGMPAYVHGKSAMEEIMKE; the protein is encoded by the coding sequence ATGGGCAGACAGGCTGATGACCTGAAGAGCCTCGAAGAGAAGATAGGCAAAGTCCCGGTCTTCTTCCGCGAACTGATGAAGACCGAGCCTGATATGGCTGAGATGGTCTTGAAGTTCGATCAGCATATCTGGGCAGACGGCGCACTTGACCGGAAGACAAAGAAGGTGCTGGCAATTGCAATAGCAGCCGCTCTCCGCGACGAGCATGCGGTTCGTGCCCAGATGGCAGGCGCAAAGAAACTCGGCGTGACCAGAGAGCAGATCGAGGAGGGGCTCCGGGTCACCTTCATGCTCTCCGGTATGCCCGCATATGTCCATGGCAAGAGTGCCATGGAAGAAATTATGAAGGAGTGA
- a CDS encoding peroxiredoxin yields the protein MCEDMDMFCECDCECEQVMPKIGEEAPDFEAVTTHGPMKLSDFKDKKWVVLFSHPADFTPVCTTEFMALSAAEPEFQELNAQLVGLSIDSIHSHLAWVRNVKEKMGVEIPFPIIADLDMKVASLFGMVHPGQSTTAAVRAVFYIDPKMKIRGILYYPLSNGRYIPELIRLLKAFQTSDTHGVATPANWQPGDKVVVPAPKTVGEMKIRDGEEYECKDWYLCLKQI from the coding sequence ATGTGCGAAGACATGGATATGTTCTGTGAATGTGATTGTGAATGTGAGCAGGTGATGCCGAAGATCGGCGAGGAGGCACCTGATTTTGAGGCGGTAACAACCCACGGACCGATGAAACTCTCGGATTTTAAGGATAAGAAGTGGGTCGTCCTCTTCTCGCACCCCGCTGACTTCACACCGGTCTGCACGACCGAATTCATGGCGCTTTCTGCGGCAGAACCCGAGTTTCAGGAACTCAATGCCCAGCTTGTCGGTCTCTCCATCGACAGCATCCACTCTCATCTCGCATGGGTCCGGAATGTCAAAGAGAAGATGGGCGTTGAGATTCCATTCCCGATCATCGCAGACCTGGACATGAAGGTCGCATCCTTATTCGGGATGGTCCATCCTGGCCAGAGTACAACTGCCGCTGTTCGTGCCGTCTTCTATATTGACCCGAAGATGAAGATCCGGGGGATCCTGTATTACCCGCTCTCAAACGGCCGCTACATCCCGGAACTGATCCGTCTCCTAAAAGCATTCCAGACGAGCGATACCCACGGTGTCGCAACTCCTGCCAACTGGCAGCCCGGAGACAAGGTTGTTGTACCTGCTCCAAAGACTGTCGGGGAGATGAAGATCCGTGATGGCGAAGAGTATGAATGCAAGGACTGGTATCTCTGCCTCAAGCAGATCTAA
- a CDS encoding SOS response-associated peptidase yields MCSRYTIIGTAIFAERFSHPFLRPRYNAAPGQNLPVITEHGLREAGFGIIRHDGRRLINQRIERVREKGISGSDPCLIPASGFYEWKSEGARRQPYYFSLPGRELFCFAGVLDTAGDAFAIVTRQATDPVSRIHPRMPFILDAWSEEEWLRGREPEPAPDLITMIAVSLDINDPAAPDDPALIRPAFHNHTWW; encoded by the coding sequence GTGTGCTCACGCTATACCATTATCGGGACAGCAATTTTTGCAGAACGCTTTTCTCACCCATTTCTGCGCCCCCGGTACAATGCTGCTCCAGGACAGAACCTTCCGGTCATCACAGAACACGGCCTCCGGGAAGCGGGATTTGGGATCATCCGCCATGATGGAAGGCGCCTGATCAACCAGAGGATAGAGAGGGTGAGAGAAAAGGGCATTTCCGGAAGCGACCCGTGCCTCATCCCTGCAAGCGGATTTTATGAATGGAAGAGCGAAGGGGCGAGGAGACAGCCATACTACTTCTCTCTCCCGGGCCGTGAACTCTTCTGTTTTGCCGGGGTCCTGGATACGGCAGGAGATGCGTTTGCTATCGTCACCAGGCAGGCAACTGATCCCGTCAGCAGGATCCATCCACGTATGCCGTTCATCCTTGATGCCTGGAGCGAGGAGGAATGGCTCCGGGGAAGAGAGCCGGAACCAGCACCTGATCTGATCACCATGATCGCGGTTTCCCTGGATATCAACGACCCTGCTGCACCCGATGACCCCGCCCTGATCCGGCCTGCTTTCCACAACCACACCTGGTGGTGA
- a CDS encoding glutamine synthetase family protein, producing the protein MLWHKPRILTGFIVPYWYMETVGTDLNPNEIVRFLNKPPAEFTREDLIRFVRERGIEMLNFRYAGEDGRLKTLNFVITGLDHLESILTDGERIDGSQLFSCIEAGSSDLYVIPKYRTAFINPFAEVQTLEILCSFYTSEGKPLESDPSYILRKAHQRFREETGSDFHALAELEYYVISEPDPLYPVSDQRGYHESRPFTQFEAFRVEALRLVARAGGKVKYGHAEVGCFTQNGTLYEQHEIEFLPVPVEEAVDQLIIAKWIVRMLGEQYGVQISFAPKITIGKAGSGLHFHMMAVRDGVNLMVRDGKLSDTAKKMIAGLLDCSGALTAFGNTIPTSYLRLVPHQEAPTNVCWGDRNRSVVVRVPLGWTSNGEMIRDANPSAPPDHTRKIAKQTIELRIPDGSADVYLTGAGLVLACLHGLQMPDALDRARDLYIDGSVYDPKNAEKIKSLERLPASCVESADALSLKRSVFENGGVFPPAVIDSVMGQLLEFQDRGLSERIYGKEKEIKAIVEEYTHIR; encoded by the coding sequence ATGCTCTGGCATAAACCAAGGATTTTAACCGGTTTTATCGTACCCTACTGGTACATGGAGACTGTCGGAACTGACCTCAATCCAAACGAAATAGTCCGTTTTCTTAACAAACCACCAGCAGAATTCACCAGGGAGGATCTGATCCGCTTTGTGCGGGAGCGCGGCATTGAGATGCTGAATTTCCGATATGCCGGGGAGGACGGCCGTCTCAAAACACTCAATTTTGTGATCACGGGCCTGGATCACCTGGAGTCGATTTTAACGGATGGGGAACGTATCGACGGCTCACAGCTCTTCTCCTGTATCGAGGCTGGATCAAGCGATCTCTATGTGATCCCAAAATACCGGACCGCATTTATCAACCCATTTGCAGAGGTACAGACACTTGAGATCCTCTGCTCGTTTTATACAAGCGAGGGAAAACCACTGGAGAGTGATCCGTCCTATATCCTGAGAAAGGCGCACCAGCGCTTCAGGGAGGAGACCGGATCAGATTTTCATGCGCTGGCAGAGCTTGAATATTATGTGATCTCAGAGCCCGATCCGCTCTATCCGGTCAGTGACCAGCGGGGGTACCACGAGTCCCGGCCCTTTACGCAGTTTGAGGCGTTCAGGGTGGAGGCTCTCCGCCTTGTTGCCCGTGCCGGAGGAAAGGTGAAGTACGGTCATGCCGAAGTTGGCTGCTTCACCCAGAACGGAACCCTCTATGAACAGCATGAGATCGAGTTCCTCCCGGTACCGGTTGAAGAGGCGGTTGACCAGCTGATCATCGCAAAATGGATTGTCCGGATGCTCGGTGAGCAGTATGGGGTTCAGATCAGTTTTGCCCCAAAGATTACCATCGGAAAGGCTGGATCAGGACTTCATTTCCATATGATGGCGGTCAGGGACGGGGTGAACCTGATGGTCAGGGATGGTAAACTCTCTGATACGGCAAAAAAGATGATCGCTGGTCTTCTGGACTGCTCAGGCGCCCTGACGGCGTTTGGCAACACCATACCCACCTCCTACCTCCGGCTTGTTCCCCACCAGGAGGCACCAACGAACGTCTGCTGGGGTGACCGGAACCGGTCTGTTGTTGTCCGGGTTCCGCTTGGCTGGACCAGCAACGGGGAGATGATCCGCGATGCAAATCCGTCTGCACCTCCTGATCATACAAGAAAGATAGCAAAACAGACGATAGAGCTCCGTATACCTGACGGGTCAGCAGATGTGTACCTGACGGGTGCGGGGCTTGTTCTTGCCTGTCTCCACGGCCTGCAGATGCCGGATGCCCTTGACCGTGCACGGGATCTCTATATTGACGGAAGCGTCTATGATCCAAAGAATGCAGAAAAAATCAAATCACTCGAGAGACTGCCTGCTTCATGTGTCGAATCCGCAGACGCCCTCTCCCTGAAACGCTCCGTCTTTGAGAATGGCGGTGTCTTCCCGCCTGCAGTCATAGATTCGGTGATGGGGCAGCTTCTGGAGTTCCAGGATCGCGGTTTAAGTGAACGGATCTATGGGAAAGAGAAAGAGATCAAGGCTATAGTCGAAGAGTATACGCATATACGATAG
- a CDS encoding ADP-ribosylglycohydrolase family protein produces MLEQYKGCLLGAALGDALGMPNETAPPRLHAPMRGFRKAYKGHPNDTLAPGQYTDDTQIMLMAGRLVADREFSEDAYAAELGELSRTGRLRFPDSAIHAFCERLKDRPWKDAAVNSTTSGCVPLAVPFALAYTDVIECTERAIIASSVTHTHPGALAGTVTIATLIRSTLEGDRDPLMRAAEAALREDELLGVRVKEAIRLAGEEGISIQGAYERLGSDSAVYQTIPLAIFFAARVQDPDKLLVISSQAGGNADTIAYICGAYIGAKLGKIALPTDLLTQLESRDQIEQLATGLLRRSGRSVPGGAE; encoded by the coding sequence ATGCTCGAACAATATAAAGGGTGCCTCCTTGGGGCGGCGCTCGGAGATGCACTCGGCATGCCGAATGAGACTGCACCTCCCCGCCTTCATGCACCCATGCGGGGGTTTCGAAAGGCATACAAAGGCCATCCAAATGACACGCTTGCACCTGGCCAGTATACCGACGATACCCAGATCATGCTCATGGCCGGAAGGCTTGTCGCTGACAGGGAATTTTCTGAAGATGCATATGCAGCGGAACTCGGTGAACTATCCCGGACCGGAAGGCTCAGATTTCCTGACAGTGCAATCCATGCCTTCTGCGAACGTTTAAAAGACAGGCCCTGGAAAGATGCGGCAGTCAATTCCACAACCTCAGGATGTGTACCTCTTGCAGTCCCCTTTGCACTTGCCTACACAGATGTTATCGAGTGCACCGAACGCGCGATCATCGCATCCAGTGTCACCCACACCCATCCCGGCGCCCTTGCCGGCACGGTTACCATCGCCACGCTCATCCGTTCTACCCTTGAGGGGGACAGAGATCCGCTTATGCGTGCAGCAGAAGCTGCATTGAGGGAGGATGAACTCCTTGGCGTCAGGGTAAAGGAAGCCATCCGTCTCGCCGGGGAGGAGGGGATCAGCATCCAGGGAGCATATGAACGTCTTGGAAGCGACAGCGCCGTCTACCAGACAATACCTTTGGCCATCTTCTTTGCGGCACGGGTACAGGATCCCGACAAACTGCTCGTCATCTCATCCCAGGCAGGAGGAAACGCTGATACCATCGCATATATCTGTGGTGCATACATCGGTGCGAAGCTTGGCAAGATCGCACTTCCAACTGATCTGCTCACCCAGCTCGAATCGCGCGATCAGATTGAACAGCTTGCAACCGGGCTTCTGAGGCGCTCAGGAAGGTCCGTTCCCGGTGGAGCCGAGTGA
- the argC gene encoding N-acetyl-gamma-glutamyl-phosphate reductase — MDIAIIGASGYTGGDLMRLITLHPHAELTLATSRKREGRPVATDQPHLKGFVDLNYTNPDIDSIDVDLVFLAVPHTVAMQYAGSLHSRGIRTIDLSADYRLPREIYETVYGVTHTAYFEAPYGLPELHREEIRSASFIANPGCFPTGAALAAAPVADIAKTIIFDSKTGVSGAGDTVSETTHYPNVSDNINPYKWTAHRHLSEMEMEVGRLGSRATVHFTPHLVPVTRGILTTAHIIPERPVTTDEIRRLYQHRYRDEPFVRLQAPKLANVRGTNFCDIAFEVEEGGRRIVAVSAIDNLMKGAASQAVQNMNIICGFEETTGLLFPAAAP; from the coding sequence ATGGATATTGCGATCATCGGAGCATCCGGATACACCGGCGGCGATCTGATGCGGCTGATAACTCTTCATCCCCATGCAGAGCTGACCCTTGCCACATCCAGAAAGCGTGAGGGAAGACCGGTTGCCACCGACCAGCCTCACCTGAAGGGTTTTGTCGATCTCAATTATACAAACCCGGATATCGATTCAATCGATGTGGATCTCGTCTTTCTTGCAGTCCCCCACACCGTGGCCATGCAGTATGCAGGGTCACTGCATAGCAGGGGGATCAGGACAATCGACCTCTCAGCAGATTACCGCCTGCCACGGGAGATATACGAAACCGTCTACGGGGTCACCCATACCGCCTATTTCGAGGCGCCATACGGCCTCCCGGAACTCCATCGTGAAGAGATTCGCAGCGCCTCCTTCATAGCAAACCCGGGATGCTTCCCGACAGGGGCGGCACTTGCCGCTGCCCCGGTTGCAGATATCGCAAAAACAATCATCTTCGATTCAAAAACAGGAGTCTCAGGAGCCGGGGATACCGTCTCCGAGACGACCCATTACCCAAATGTCAGTGATAACATCAATCCCTACAAGTGGACAGCCCACCGGCACCTCTCCGAGATGGAGATGGAGGTTGGCCGCCTTGGGTCCCGTGCCACGGTCCACTTCACCCCTCATCTCGTCCCGGTGACAAGGGGCATCCTGACCACAGCACATATCATCCCGGAACGGCCGGTGACAACAGACGAGATACGGAGACTCTACCAGCACCGCTACCGGGATGAACCATTCGTCAGGCTCCAGGCACCAAAACTGGCGAATGTCAGGGGAACAAACTTCTGCGATATCGCCTTTGAGGTTGAAGAGGGGGGGAGAAGAATTGTTGCCGTCTCCGCAATCGACAACCTGATGAAAGGGGCCGCCAGCCAGGCAGTCCAGAATATGAATATCATCTGCGGATTTGAAGAGACCACCGGCCTCCTCTTCCCCGCAGCCGCACCATGA
- a CDS encoding CBS domain-containing protein gives MNVEAVMTPDPVTIQAQDTIRNASRIIRENKIGGLPVLDGTNLIGMITESDILALLRVEGPSEDLWLPSPLEVIEIPIREFFNWEKTKDALSDIGSRPVRSHMSYPIITIDADDTIEEAARIMLREGIARLPVTRDAQLAGIVTRADIIEGIGRKKEEESG, from the coding sequence ATGAATGTCGAAGCAGTCATGACACCTGATCCGGTGACGATCCAGGCGCAGGATACAATCCGCAATGCATCACGAATCATCCGCGAAAACAAGATCGGGGGGCTACCGGTTCTGGATGGAACAAATTTGATCGGGATGATCACAGAATCTGACATCCTTGCACTCCTCAGGGTGGAGGGGCCAAGCGAGGACCTCTGGCTCCCGTCACCCCTTGAAGTGATAGAGATTCCTATCAGGGAATTTTTCAACTGGGAGAAGACAAAAGACGCCCTCTCAGACATCGGATCACGGCCCGTTCGATCTCACATGAGTTACCCGATCATCACCATTGATGCAGATGATACCATTGAGGAGGCTGCACGGATCATGCTGCGGGAAGGAATCGCCCGCCTTCCTGTCACACGAGACGCTCAGCTTGCTGGTATTGTCACCCGTGCAGATATCATCGAGGGGATCGGCAGGAAGAAAGAGGAGGAATCCGGGTGA
- the argJ gene encoding bifunctional ornithine acetyltransferase/N-acetylglutamate synthase, whose translation MKSICGVAGVEAAGIKEGKYGLALIRASGPSAAVFTQNRARAPVIDLMVDQMRSGRLEGIIANSGCANAYTGRRGLSDAMQMAEIGADALGCESRHIGVASTGVIGRYLNLDLIREQAGKLRLSSSAGAERDAAAAIMTTDLVEKHALVQGEGFSVGGIAKGSGMIAPDMATMLGFIYTDAEIGHRDLQDALNTAVRRSFNRIVVDGDVSTNDCVFVTATGAAGRVSKEEYTDALTNACMQLARQIARDGEGATKLIEVIVSGARNEEDAEKIAKTVVTSPLVKTAVYGQDPNWGRVVAAAGYAGVDFEIPDLSLWIGTGEERTPLVQKGEITADLVAAKAAMRGGTVVFSIDLDAGSGHATAWGCDLTEKYIEINGKYTT comes from the coding sequence GTGAAGAGCATCTGTGGTGTTGCCGGGGTCGAGGCAGCAGGAATCAAAGAGGGGAAGTACGGACTCGCGCTTATCCGGGCATCGGGACCTTCTGCAGCTGTCTTTACACAGAACCGCGCCCGTGCACCCGTCATCGACCTGATGGTTGACCAGATGAGGAGTGGGAGGCTTGAAGGGATCATTGCAAACTCGGGGTGTGCAAATGCATACACTGGCAGACGGGGACTCTCTGATGCAATGCAGATGGCAGAGATCGGCGCAGATGCACTTGGATGTGAATCAAGGCATATCGGGGTTGCCAGCACCGGGGTGATCGGGCGGTACCTGAACCTCGATCTGATCCGGGAACAGGCCGGAAAACTCAGGCTCTCGTCTTCTGCCGGGGCAGAGAGGGACGCAGCAGCCGCGATCATGACAACTGATCTCGTCGAGAAACATGCCCTTGTGCAGGGAGAAGGGTTCTCGGTTGGTGGGATCGCAAAGGGAAGCGGTATGATCGCACCCGATATGGCAACGATGCTCGGCTTCATCTACACCGATGCCGAAATCGGCCACCGGGATCTGCAGGATGCCCTCAACACCGCTGTCCGCCGGAGCTTCAACAGGATCGTCGTCGATGGCGATGTCTCAACTAACGACTGCGTCTTCGTGACAGCAACAGGTGCTGCGGGAAGAGTTTCAAAAGAGGAATATACCGATGCACTGACAAACGCCTGCATGCAGCTTGCCCGGCAGATTGCCCGTGACGGTGAGGGAGCGACAAAATTAATCGAGGTGATCGTCTCGGGTGCACGAAACGAAGAGGACGCGGAAAAGATTGCAAAGACCGTTGTCACAAGCCCTCTTGTCAAGACCGCGGTCTATGGTCAGGATCCAAACTGGGGGAGGGTTGTTGCCGCCGCCGGGTATGCGGGAGTTGACTTTGAGATTCCTGACCTCTCCCTCTGGATTGGAACAGGAGAGGAGAGGACACCACTTGTCCAGAAAGGAGAGATTACCGCAGATCTTGTCGCAGCGAAGGCTGCAATGAGAGGCGGGACGGTAGTCTTCTCAATCGATCTCGACGCTGGATCCGGTCATGCCACAGCCTGGGGCTGCGATCTGACAGAAAAATACATTGAGATTAACGGGAAGTACACTACATGA
- the argB gene encoding acetylglutamate kinase yields MKREDVLMEALPYIRQFHGKTIVIKLGGHAMVDPGIMNTVIEDAVLLHYIGMRVVIVHGGGPEITEKMKAMGKEPKFVAGLRVTDQDTLEIAMMVLAGKISNTIVSLIAKNGARGVGISGNDANLVIARKMDIQKVVIDDQEHEVDLGFVGEIRRVNPGLLRTLLDSGYIPVISPLAIDEEGRNLNINADTMSGELAVALDAGKLVSLTDVDGVMDAARTTVYHRLTLAEVEAMIADGTIQGGMIPKIAACLYASKNGVERCHIINGNAPHNLILELFTDQGVGTMIRR; encoded by the coding sequence ATGAAACGTGAAGACGTTCTGATGGAGGCTCTCCCCTACATCAGGCAGTTCCATGGGAAGACGATTGTCATCAAGCTTGGTGGTCATGCCATGGTCGACCCTGGAATCATGAATACCGTCATAGAGGATGCAGTCCTGCTGCATTACATCGGAATGCGGGTGGTGATAGTCCACGGCGGCGGCCCTGAGATCACCGAGAAGATGAAGGCGATGGGGAAAGAGCCGAAGTTTGTTGCCGGACTCCGGGTGACAGACCAGGATACCCTCGAGATCGCGATGATGGTGCTTGCAGGCAAGATCAGCAACACAATCGTCTCGCTCATAGCGAAAAATGGTGCACGCGGCGTAGGAATTTCCGGAAACGACGCCAACCTGGTTATCGCACGGAAGATGGATATCCAGAAGGTGGTCATTGATGATCAGGAGCACGAGGTTGATCTCGGGTTTGTCGGCGAGATCCGCCGGGTGAACCCGGGCCTTCTCAGGACATTGCTTGATTCAGGCTACATTCCGGTCATCTCTCCGCTTGCAATAGACGAGGAAGGGAGAAACCTCAATATCAACGCTGATACGATGTCAGGCGAACTCGCAGTCGCCCTGGATGCAGGGAAACTGGTCTCGCTCACCGATGTCGACGGGGTGATGGATGCTGCAAGAACCACAGTATACCACCGCCTGACACTGGCCGAGGTGGAAGCCATGATCGCAGACGGGACAATACAGGGCGGCATGATCCCAAAGATTGCGGCATGCCTCTATGCATCCAAAAACGGGGTTGAGCGCTGCCATATCATCAATGGAAATGCACCCCACAACCTCATACTCGAACTCTTCACAGATCAGGGCGTCGGAACGATGATCCGAAGATAG